Genomic window (Chryseobacterium bernardetii):
TCTGTAGGTGCGCAGACTGAAGCTACTGCCGCAAACATTTCAGGATGTTCCATAGCCAGCTTTAAAGTACCCCAGCCTCCCATAGAAAGCCCCGTAAGGTAAATTCTGGAAGCATCAATTTTATATTTCTTCTGAATTTCTTTGATCAGATGATATACTGTTACGGTATCCCACCAACTGCCTGCCGGGCATTGCGGAGCTAAAATAGCCACCGGTTCTTTAATCAGGTTCTTATAAGTGAACGGGCTGTGTGCTTTTACGAGCTCAAGATTATTTCCTCTTTCTCCTGAACCATGAAGAAAAACGATCAACGGAACGTCTCCTTTTGTATTCTTAGGATAATCCAATATATAGGACATTTTCTCCTGGCGTTTAACTTCTTTATTCAGTTCTGCTTTAATTTCCTGGGCATTAAGCTGTAAGGAAAACGGCAATAATAATAGGGGAAGATGTTTTAATTTCATAATGCTATCAGGTTTTGGCTAATGCCTGTGGACTTGGTTTTTACTTTCTGCTGAATTTTTGTTTCTCTCACAGATCGTTCAGATTGAGCAGATTATTATATTTGAACAATTATACTTATCAGCAAGCTTTATTTTTATATTGATTGAAACTGTTTTTGTGAAACTATTCCAATCAATTACTTTATTCCATATTTTGAGGACTGAAAACTCAGTTTTTTTAATCCCTGTTGAATTTCGGGAGCATTCATAAACAGCTTCCAAAGAAAGCCGGTTCTGTAATTTTCAATCATTGGTGCTATTGTTCCCTGATCGATGGCAAGGTATCTTGGTGTGAACCAATTGTTATAATTGATGGATGTTGCATCATAAGGTCCTGCAGATCCAATGAACTCAGGCTTTTGTGTGTATATAAACCTAAGAAAATTCATGGATTCTTTTGGGGTATACGGGAAACTGCTCAAAGCAGCTGTAGGGGTAATCACTCCATTGTCATTACCCGGCATGTGGGCGGTATAGCCTGTACTTCCATCTTCATTTCTTGTGTATCCTGCTGTTAGCCCCCAATAGTTCGGGCCATAACCTTTCCATTGTTTCGGGTTTTCAACGCAGTATTTATAATCAATAAGGGTTTGATTTTTATTAATATCGAAATAGTTTTTCACCAGTTTATCCGATAACCCTGTAGGATCAAGCCCGATGTATGAATATTGGGCCCAGAAAAGCGGCCCGCCGTATTCTTCGGCATAGTTATGTTTTACATACAGAGGTAATCCGTATTTTGTTTTGTCTGTAAGGTAGGTTCCGTTTCTGGTCCAGCCTTTATAATAAGTTTCGGCATCTATGGAATAGGTAGGTGAAGATGCAGCAAGGATATAAGTGATCAGACATTCATTATAGCCTTCTAACGGAAAATTCATTTCCCATTGGTATTCCGGTGACCAGTGCCAGTACAATACTTTTTCCCCGCCTTTGGTATACCAGTTCCACTGAATTCCTTTCCAAAGTTCATCACATTTTGCTGCCAGAGCTTTTTCTTCTGTATTTCCGTTTTTAAAGTATTCACGCACCATTAATATTCCTGAAGTAAGGAATGCTGTTTCTACGAGGTCTCCACCATTATCTTTCTTTCCGAAAGGAACTGTTTTTCCGGTTTCACCATTGATCCAGTGTGACCATGCACCTTTGTGACGATCGGCCTTAGCAAGGAAATCCATCATATGGGTCAGCCTTTTTACAGCTTCTTTTCTTGGAATGAATCCTCTTTCTACTCCTACCAGTAAAGTTGCCAGTCCAAACCCTGAGCCTCCCGTTGTAATAACGTGTTTATCATTATCAGGATAAATATCATCTTCATGATAACGTTCTCTTCCCAAGAACGAATTGGGTTCTGCATAGTCCCAAAAATATTTCAATGCATCTTTCTGCACTTTATCCATCAGCTGTTCATCCGTAATGGTACTTTTAACTCCATTATTTTTTACGGTTTCCGGTTTTGGAGCCTGAGCATTTTTACAGGAATAGGCAAAGAATAAAGAAGTTACGGCAATTGACAATAGGGTCCTTTTCATTGGTATCTGTTTACTGGTTATAAAATTAGAGGAGAATTTTCACTCTCCTCTAGTTTATGGTTGTTTGTTAATATCCTGGGTTTTGCTGAGACAGTCCTCCTGCTTCCATAATGAAATCCTGAGGAAGTGGGAATAATTCATGCTTTCCAACGATGAATTTTTTTCCTCCATCTGCAGCCATTGCAGCTTGTGCCTGACCTGTTCTTACAAGATCAAACCATCTGTCGTGCTCGAAAGCCAGCTCTAATCTTCTTTCTTTCCATATTGCAACTCTTACATCTGCTTGTGAAGTAGCTGCAGTTGGTGCTATATTAGCTCTTTTTCTTACCTCGTTCAGTAACGGAATAGCATCACTGGTTTGCCCCAGTTCATTAAGAGCTTCTGCTTTAATTAATAAGACTTCTGCATATCTTAAATAACGGATATTGGTATCTGTAGCATCTTTATCATAAAATGCTGATGAATATGCTTTATAATTGTAATATTTATTCTCTACAGTTGCAGGAACTTTTCTTCCATCATATAGTGTCATATCTCTATGAATGATAGTAGCGTCTCTTCTTATAGAATCTCCTTCTGCTGTATAAGCATCATAAAGTCCCTGGGTTGGTGTTGCAAATCCCCAGCCCCATCCTCCGGAACCTCTGGCACCCTGTACCTTACTGTATTGCTGTATCGCCCTGCCTGCATCACTTCCCGATCCCTGAATTTCAAAGATAGACTCGGCATTATTTTCTCCTGAAACTTTATAGATATCAATAAAATTAGGTGTCAATGAATACCCAGTAACCAGATTACACTGTTCAACAGCCAACTGCCATTTTTTCTGGTAAAGATATACTTTAGCCAATAATGCATGAGCTGCTCCTACTGAAGCTCTCCCTACATCTGTGGAGCCATAAGCAGATTTAGGAGGCAATGCTTCTATGGCATCTTTTAAATCTTTCTCAATAAATGCATATATTTCGTCCTTAGAAACTCTTGTAAGCTGCATTTTCTTATCATCTTCATTTCCAAGAACAGGAACGCGGTCTATTAAAGGAACGCCTCCAAAAGACCTTACGAGTGTAAAGTACATAAATGCTCTAAGAAATTTCGCTTCGCCTAATAACCTTTTACGTAATTCCGGGCTTGCTTTATCAAGTTGCGGAATATATTTTAAAGCTTCATTACATCTATTAATTCCTTGATAGTTAGAAGCAAATAGTTCTTTAAAAGAAGGAGTTGTAGCAGTAATATTCAAAGCATCCAGAATATCTTTATCAGATCCGTTGTCTCCTGCTGTGGATCCTTTATCTGCATCATCTGAAATGATGGAAGTTACCCCAATCCATGCAAAAGTACTCATATTCCAATCTAAAAACTTCGCATAGATGGAATTAACAAAGTAAGTAGCTCCATTGTTGTTATTAAATTTCTCAAGGTCATTAATCGTCATCGATTCAGAAGGTGATACATCAATAAAATCATCACTACAGCTCTGAACAGCTGTTACAGAACCTAATAACATTAAAGAAATTAACAGTATCTTATTTTTTTTCATTTTTCTAAAAGTTTACATTTACACCGAATACAAAAGATCTTAAAGTAGGATAGGCATTCAATTCTACCCCTGCCATTTTATAAGGATCTCCTTCTGTTTTTGCATCTGTAGGATTATATCCTGATAATTCTGTGGAATATCCTGTATATTTCTGCCATATTAACGGATTGATGGCACTTACGTAGAATTTCACAGATTTTACATAGTCTACAACATTTTTGATGGTATATCCAATTGAGATATTATTGATTCTAAAGAAATCTCCGGACTCAAGAAAGTATGTTGAAGCGATTGGAATTTCTGTAGAAGGAGCCGGATTTCCTGCATTTGTATTGGCAGGAGTCCAATAATTACCTGCTACTGAAGCTTCTATATTTGTACTGGTTGATCTCTGAGCTTTTTTACCATTATAAACTTTAAACCCAAATGCCCCATAACCGTTTGCCGCAAAATCCCAGTTTTTATAGCTTAAAGAAACATTAATTCCTAAGGTTGATTTTGGAATATAAGAATCGAAATATTTTCTGTCTCCTGCATCAGCACGTCCTGTAACGCCATTTCCATTAAGATCTTTATATTTCATATTTCCATTGGCATCAAGCCCATCATATTCCCATAAATAAAAACTTCCCAACGCCTGTCCTACCGTAGAACCATTAAAAAGCTTTGTCCATTGCCCGTTGCCAAGATCACCTCCTGATAACTGAGCAATATTTTTCTGTGTATCTACCCTGGTAAGTTTATTCTGGTTATAAGAGTAATTAGCTCCCAAAGAATACGACCAGTTTTCTCCAACTTTATCAGCCCAGTTTAATGAAAACTCCAACCCTCTGTTTCTTACAGCACCTACATGAGAATAATATGTATCCGACTGCCCTGACGTGATATAATTAGTAATTCCCAGAATAAGATTGTTTGTTTCTCTGTTATAGGCATCAATGCTACCTGTTAATCTTTTATTAAACATTCCAAAATCTAATCCTGCAGAAGTTTCTTCAGTAACTTCCCAGCCTAGAACCGGGTCAAAACCTTTATTTACTGTAATACCATTACTTACAGGATTGGCATTTCCGAACCCATAATTGTAAGCTGTTCCAGAGCTTAAAGGAAGGTAATTTAAAGGTACTCTTTGATTTCCAAGTTTACCCCAACCTCCTCTTAATTTCAATAGATCAAAGAAACTGTCTTTCATAAAATCTTCTTCAGTAATCACCCATCCTGCCCCAAATGATGGGAAAGTACCCCATTTTTGGCCGGCTGCAAACTGTGAGGAACCATCACGTCTTATTGTTGCACTTAACAAATAACGGTTCATTAGTTTATACTGAGCTCTGGCAAAATAAGAAACCGTTGTATTCCTGTCATATTTTACAGAATTAAGTGTCTGAACATTATTCACATAATTAGTATCCTTGATATTCCAATAGTTCTGATCATTTAAAAGCAGATTCTTTCTTTTAACAATCAGTTGGTCAATACCATTTCTTACCGTAGTTTCCGTACCTATGGTTGCTTCAAGGTCATGAACTCCGAACTTTTTATTATAGGTCAGGTAATTTGTTAAAGACCAGTTATAGTAATCTTCTCTTGTATTTTCCAGTGTATTGTATGGATTTGTATTTGAGAAGCCACTTGCTACTCTCGTTGGATCTTCTGAAAGCCATATTGCAACTTCATCTCTAAAGTTATAAGCTTTATAATTAGAATATTCACCATTAAACTGTGAGGTGAATTTTAATCCTTTAAGAATATCTATATCTAATTTCAATCCACCTTGCAGTAGGGTATTTTTATTCTGTTCATTATTAAGCAGTAATTGGCTAACCGGGTTGGTTACATCATTAAACTTATTCCCTGAATAATCTACAATACCCGTAGTTGTATTTACATAAGGCATCCCAAATTGACCTGAAGGATAGTAAACCGGAACCATTGGGGACTGTTTATACGCTGTAGTAAAGGCATTAAACGGTTTTGGAGTAGTTTTGGTAAAAGCTACACTAAAATTCTGCTGTAATGTAATTCCTTTCGCAATTTTGAATTCATTATTAGATCTAATGGTAGCTCTGTTATAATCTGTTCCTCTCAAGATAGATTGTTCATCATAATTACTTAAGCTAAAGAAATATTTTACAGTTTCTGAAGATCCTGAAACAGAAAGGTTATGTTGATTATAAACTCCTGTTCTTGTAATTTCTTTGAACCAATCCGTGTTCACTGGCTGATTTGTAGAAAACCTATTCATTCCAAGTGCTGTATTATTATACGCTGCGAACTCAGAAGCATTCGCCATCTTAACAGTCTTTAAAGGAGTTCTCACTCCTACCAGCCCATCATAGGAAACACTTAGTTTTCCTTTTCCTGTTTTGGTTGTAATAATAATAACCCCATTTGCAGCCCTATTTCCATAGATGGCCAAGGCAGCAGCATCTTTAAGAATATCATAGGTAAGAATATCATTAGAATTGATATTATTGATATTTTCAAGGAACATTCCATCAACCACATATAATGGTGATCTTCCTCCAGTTACCGTTCCTAGCCCCCTGATTAATACAGATGGTGTAGATCCAGGCATATCAGAAGCGGTAATCTGCACCCCTGCTGCTTTCCCCTGAATAGCCTGGGAGGCATTCAAAACTTTGGTTTTGGTTACTTCTTCTGCACTGATGGAGCTGATGGATGTTGTATTATCCACTTTCTTACGGCTACCATATCCGATCATGACTACCTCGTCAATCTTCTGAACTTTGGCAGAATCTTTTGTAACCTGTGCATTCACGTTCATCCCGAAGTATAAAACAGCGATGAGACATGGATACTTTAAATTACTTTGTTTCATATAGTTTCAATTTTATTCGTACAATCAGATTTTCAACATTGTCTCATTTTGAAGCATTCAATTTCTCAAATGAAGACATTAGTCAAAAATAGAAAAAAAAGCGAAACTTGTTAATATATCTTAAAAATTCAGAAAATAATATATTTCATTAAATAAAATAACTTAAAAAACCATTTATTTAAGATTTAAAATCAAAATAAACACCAATTAAATATTATATTGATAACACCAAAATCACATTTTCAATCCAAAAAATCACCAAATAATTCACTAATCATTAATATTTTGTTAAATAAAGAATAGTATTTACCTTTGGTGCAGTTTTTGAGAAAAGCAATTAAAAGATCAATGAAAAAATATATCATTGCAGCGGCTCTTATAATTGGAACCGGTGCTGTTATTACCACCACTGTACAATCTTGTACAACCTTGGCCACTTCGGATATGGGCCTTTCGATTATTAAAAGAATGTTACTCAATGGTATTGATAAAGGAATGGGCGTTTATACCAATAAAGAAGCCTTTTTACAAAACAACATGGTAGACAAGGCTCTTCCTAAACAACTCAGGGAAATAAACTCTATGCTGGAAAAAATTGCACCGTCACTGGTGGCTAAAGAAAGAGATTATATTGCCCAGGCTGCTGCCTATACTGTAAATACATCGAGACCTATCCTACAGGGTGCTGTAAACAGTTTAAACGCTCAGGATGTAACCCGGATTATTGAAGGTACCACTGCTACACAAATCCTAAAGGAGAAAACATCTCAACAGCTTATTGCCGCAATCGCTCCGAAAGTGGATGAAAAACTGAATGAATATGGCATTGTAAAAACCATCAACACTGCTTTGGCAGGAAGCAATTTCCTGGGCAACCTTCTGGGAGGAAACACCAATACAGTAAACGCAGGCGGATTGAGCCAGCTGGCATCTGAACAACTGGTAGCCGGACTCTTCAACATCATTGAAGATTACGAACATCAGAACTCCAAGTCCCTTCTAGGACCATTTGGAAAATAGGAAAAATTTCGTTATATTTATATATTATATTAGAATTGCAGATGGATATATTACAAGGAAATCAACACGCAAATCCTGAAGATTTTTATAACTCTTTACAGGAAAAACTGGAGGGTCATCATGATTTTCCCGAGGATTATTTATTTAAATTTATTATTCCTACGGACGAAGCAAAACTTACTGAAATTTACAAAGT
Coding sequences:
- a CDS encoding glucoamylase family protein; protein product: MKRTLLSIAVTSLFFAYSCKNAQAPKPETVKNNGVKSTITDEQLMDKVQKDALKYFWDYAEPNSFLGRERYHEDDIYPDNDKHVITTGGSGFGLATLLVGVERGFIPRKEAVKRLTHMMDFLAKADRHKGAWSHWINGETGKTVPFGKKDNGGDLVETAFLTSGILMVREYFKNGNTEEKALAAKCDELWKGIQWNWYTKGGEKVLYWHWSPEYQWEMNFPLEGYNECLITYILAASSPTYSIDAETYYKGWTRNGTYLTDKTKYGLPLYVKHNYAEEYGGPLFWAQYSYIGLDPTGLSDKLVKNYFDINKNQTLIDYKYCVENPKQWKGYGPNYWGLTAGYTRNEDGSTGYTAHMPGNDNGVITPTAALSSFPYTPKESMNFLRFIYTQKPEFIGSAGPYDATSINYNNWFTPRYLAIDQGTIAPMIENYRTGFLWKLFMNAPEIQQGLKKLSFQSSKYGIK
- a CDS encoding RagB/SusD family nutrient uptake outer membrane protein, which codes for MKKNKILLISLMLLGSVTAVQSCSDDFIDVSPSESMTINDLEKFNNNNGATYFVNSIYAKFLDWNMSTFAWIGVTSIISDDADKGSTAGDNGSDKDILDALNITATTPSFKELFASNYQGINRCNEALKYIPQLDKASPELRKRLLGEAKFLRAFMYFTLVRSFGGVPLIDRVPVLGNEDDKKMQLTRVSKDEIYAFIEKDLKDAIEALPPKSAYGSTDVGRASVGAAHALLAKVYLYQKKWQLAVEQCNLVTGYSLTPNFIDIYKVSGENNAESIFEIQGSGSDAGRAIQQYSKVQGARGSGGWGWGFATPTQGLYDAYTAEGDSIRRDATIIHRDMTLYDGRKVPATVENKYYNYKAYSSAFYDKDATDTNIRYLRYAEVLLIKAEALNELGQTSDAIPLLNEVRKRANIAPTAATSQADVRVAIWKERRLELAFEHDRWFDLVRTGQAQAAMAADGGKKFIVGKHELFPLPQDFIMEAGGLSQQNPGY
- a CDS encoding DUF4197 family protein, which encodes MKKYIIAAALIIGTGAVITTTVQSCTTLATSDMGLSIIKRMLLNGIDKGMGVYTNKEAFLQNNMVDKALPKQLREINSMLEKIAPSLVAKERDYIAQAAAYTVNTSRPILQGAVNSLNAQDVTRIIEGTTATQILKEKTSQQLIAAIAPKVDEKLNEYGIVKTINTALAGSNFLGNLLGGNTNTVNAGGLSQLASEQLVAGLFNIIEDYEHQNSKSLLGPFGK
- a CDS encoding carboxylesterase family protein gives rise to the protein MKLKHLPLLLLPFSLQLNAQEIKAELNKEVKRQEKMSYILDYPKNTKGDVPLIVFLHGSGERGNNLELVKAHSPFTYKNLIKEPVAILAPQCPAGSWWDTVTVYHLIKEIQKKYKIDASRIYLTGLSMGGWGTLKLAMEHPEMFAAVASVCAPTDQVMTANIQQFKDLNMKIFHGGMDDIVLPENAFKFYQKLHPVNPAAELVIFPNDNHNSWDSAYSNPQLYEWMLSKKKDK
- a CDS encoding SusC/RagA family TonB-linked outer membrane protein, giving the protein MKQSNLKYPCLIAVLYFGMNVNAQVTKDSAKVQKIDEVVMIGYGSRKKVDNTTSISSISAEEVTKTKVLNASQAIQGKAAGVQITASDMPGSTPSVLIRGLGTVTGGRSPLYVVDGMFLENINNINSNDILTYDILKDAAALAIYGNRAANGVIIITTKTGKGKLSVSYDGLVGVRTPLKTVKMANASEFAAYNNTALGMNRFSTNQPVNTDWFKEITRTGVYNQHNLSVSGSSETVKYFFSLSNYDEQSILRGTDYNRATIRSNNEFKIAKGITLQQNFSVAFTKTTPKPFNAFTTAYKQSPMVPVYYPSGQFGMPYVNTTTGIVDYSGNKFNDVTNPVSQLLLNNEQNKNTLLQGGLKLDIDILKGLKFTSQFNGEYSNYKAYNFRDEVAIWLSEDPTRVASGFSNTNPYNTLENTREDYYNWSLTNYLTYNKKFGVHDLEATIGTETTVRNGIDQLIVKRKNLLLNDQNYWNIKDTNYVNNVQTLNSVKYDRNTTVSYFARAQYKLMNRYLLSATIRRDGSSQFAAGQKWGTFPSFGAGWVITEEDFMKDSFFDLLKLRGGWGKLGNQRVPLNYLPLSSGTAYNYGFGNANPVSNGITVNKGFDPVLGWEVTEETSAGLDFGMFNKRLTGSIDAYNRETNNLILGITNYITSGQSDTYYSHVGAVRNRGLEFSLNWADKVGENWSYSLGANYSYNQNKLTRVDTQKNIAQLSGGDLGNGQWTKLFNGSTVGQALGSFYLWEYDGLDANGNMKYKDLNGNGVTGRADAGDRKYFDSYIPKSTLGINVSLSYKNWDFAANGYGAFGFKVYNGKKAQRSTSTNIEASVAGNYWTPANTNAGNPAPSTEIPIASTYFLESGDFFRINNISIGYTIKNVVDYVKSVKFYVSAINPLIWQKYTGYSTELSGYNPTDAKTEGDPYKMAGVELNAYPTLRSFVFGVNVNF
- a CDS encoding DUF493 family protein, which translates into the protein MDILQGNQHANPEDFYNSLQEKLEGHHDFPEDYLFKFIIPTDEAKLTEIYKVFDGIKFTLGNRESKNGKYTACNINAFVLDANQVVNIYKEVAKIEGVILL